A single Cucumis melo cultivar AY chromosome 4, USDA_Cmelo_AY_1.0, whole genome shotgun sequence DNA region contains:
- the LOC103503509 gene encoding peroxidase 20 — translation MGILKILVVVIFGGVLHGIESLGEGLLVFDYYKETCPFVEDIVRRQVEIAVHKDPRMAASLLRLHFHDCFVMGCDASVLLDSIDEMVSEKQAAPNLNSLRGFSIIDEIKYILEEACPYTVSCSDILTIAARDAVVLRGGPEWAVLLGRKDSLKASFDGANKYIPSPNSSLETLIANFQQQGLNVQDLIALSGSHTIGKARCLSFRQRVYEMNEGEEGGGEEGDRYKRYNTYKRILRSICPKTGQDQRVAPLDFRTPARFDNHYFLNILEGKGLLGSDDVLITQDYEGEIRRQVWSYASDQTLFFDSFVKSIVKMGNINVLTSHEGEVRRNCRFINH, via the exons ATGGGGATTTTGAAGATATTGGTGGTGGTAATATTTGGTGGTGTTTTGCATGGAATTGAAAGTTTAGGGGAAGGACTTTTGGTTTTTGACTACTACAAAGAAACATGCCCTTTTGTCGAAGATATTGTTCGACGACAAGTTGAGATTGCTGTGCACAAAGATCCTCGAATGGCTGCTTCTCTCCTTCGATTGCATTTTCATGATTGTTTTGTTATG GGATGTGATGCATCAGTTCTTCTAGATAGCATTGACGAGATGGTGAGCGAAAAGCAAGCGGCTCCAAATTTAAACTCTCTTCGTGGTTTCAGTATCATCGATGAGATAAAATACATATTGGAAGAAGCTTGTCCTTACACTGTATCTTGTTCTGATATTTTGACCATTGCTGCTCGGGATGCTGTTGTACTC AGAGGAGGACCTGAATGGGCAGTGTTATTGGGAAGGAAAGACTCCTTGAAAGCAAGCTTTGATGGTGCCAACAAATACATTCCTTCTCCCAATTCTTCCCTTGAGACCTTAATTGCCAACTTTCAACAACAAGGCCTTAATGTTCAAGACTTGATTGCTCTGTCAG GAAGCCACACCATAGGGAAAGCAAGATGCTTGAGTTTTAGACAAAGAGTATATGAAATGAatgaaggagaagaaggaggaggagaagaaggagaTAGATACAAGAGATACAATACATATAAAAGAATTTTAAGGTCAATTTGCCCTAAAACAGGCCAAGATCAAAGGGTAGCACCCTTGGATTTTAGGACACCAGCAAGATTTGACAACCATTATTTCCTCAACATTCTTGAAGGCAAAGGGCTTTTAGGGTCTGATGATGTGCTCATAACCCAAGATTATGAAGGTGAAATTAGAAGACAAGTTTGGAGCTATGCTTCTGATCAAACCCTCTTCTTTGATTCATTTGTTAAGTCCATTGTCAAGATGGGGAATATCAATGTCCTCACTTCTCATGAAGGTGAAGTAAGAAGAAATTGTAGGTTTATCAATCACTAA
- the LOC103503510 gene encoding tobamovirus multiplication protein 2B isoform X1 encodes MATASPSGRSNRDGTAKAMVADHISQSVRSTSNLLHLMQQSSSAQAQLRKLPKNLLAKASTMRNTGKILEQMPQVVSSLDAYVEKGLESIPRLQTVVQLLTNMESSQLKSLSQFQHPQEVRLLRPPFSLGLRDCLVLFYGNLLT; translated from the exons ATGGCGACAGCTTCCCCATCAGGTCGAAGCAACAGAGATGGAACAGCCAAAGCCATGGTTGCCGACCACATTTCTCAGTCTGTGCGATCCACGTCAAATCTCCTTCATCTAATGCAGCAATCTTCTTCAGCTCAG GCTCAGTTAAGAAAGTTGCCAAAGAATCTTTTGGCGAAAGCATCTACCATGAGAAATACTGGGAAA ATCTTAGAGCAGATGCCGCAGGTGGTTTCATCATTAGATGCATATGTTGAGAAGGGACTAGAAAG CATTCCTCGTTTGCAAACTGTCGTGCAATTACTTACAAACATGGAAAGCTCCCAGCTGAAATCTCTCTCTCAATTCCAACACCCTCAAGAGGTTCGACTTCTCCGACCTCCTTTTTCCCTCGGGTTGAGGGATTGCCTTGTTTTGTTCTATGGTAATTTGTTGACTTAA
- the LOC103503510 gene encoding tobamovirus multiplication protein 2B isoform X2, giving the protein MATASPSGRSNRDGTAKAMVADHISQSVRSTSNLLHLMQQSSSAQAQLRKLPKNLLAKASTMRNTGKILEQMPQVVSSLDAYVEKGLESIPRLQTVVQLLTNMESSQLKSLSQFQHPQEESESLHQPKDVD; this is encoded by the exons ATGGCGACAGCTTCCCCATCAGGTCGAAGCAACAGAGATGGAACAGCCAAAGCCATGGTTGCCGACCACATTTCTCAGTCTGTGCGATCCACGTCAAATCTCCTTCATCTAATGCAGCAATCTTCTTCAGCTCAG GCTCAGTTAAGAAAGTTGCCAAAGAATCTTTTGGCGAAAGCATCTACCATGAGAAATACTGGGAAA ATCTTAGAGCAGATGCCGCAGGTGGTTTCATCATTAGATGCATATGTTGAGAAGGGACTAGAAAG CATTCCTCGTTTGCAAACTGTCGTGCAATTACTTACAAACATGGAAAGCTCCCAGCTGAAATCTCTCTCTCAATTCCAACACCCTCAAGAG GAGAGCGAATCTCTTCATCAACCGAAAGATGTGGACTAG